One genomic window of Deltaproteobacteria bacterium includes the following:
- a CDS encoding HIT family protein produces MVARPCVFCAIVSGEIPASFVLREPAACAFLDARPVFKGHVLVVPPVHVDDFHTLSSGDMGPFWSSVQRVSRAVEAGLQAHGTFVAVNNKISQSVPHLHAHVVPRRKGDGLRGFFWPRTTYDSDAEREDFATRIRAALT; encoded by the coding sequence GTGGTGGCTCGTCCCTGCGTCTTCTGCGCCATCGTGAGCGGCGAGATCCCCGCCTCGTTCGTGCTGCGCGAGCCCGCCGCCTGCGCGTTCCTCGACGCGCGGCCGGTGTTCAAGGGGCACGTGCTCGTCGTCCCTCCTGTGCATGTCGACGATTTTCACACGCTGTCGTCCGGCGACATGGGACCGTTCTGGTCTTCTGTCCAGCGGGTCTCGCGCGCCGTCGAGGCCGGCCTCCAGGCGCATGGCACGTTCGTGGCCGTGAACAACAAGATCTCGCAGAGCGTCCCGCACCTGCACGCGCACGTGGTCCCCCGCCGCAAAGGCGACGGCCTGCGCGGCTTCTTCTGGCCGCGGACGACATACGATTCCGACGCGGAGCGGGAAGACTTCGCCACCCGCATCCGGGCGGCATTAACTTAA
- a CDS encoding RtcB family protein has product MQRIQGRKADILAWTNPGEIEGVALEQLKNISSLPWVFHHVAAMADVHYGKGATVGSVIAMKGAVSPAAVGVDIGCGIGAVKSSLTARDLPDDLRPWRNALERAIPVGFHEHRDPIERPQDKAFWDEFHELTPAVKDLMGKARKQLGTLGGGNHFIELCLDTDDRVWMMLHSGSRNIGKSLAEIHIQRARKLAHNQDLPDRDLAVFLAGTKEMQEYRRDLFWAQRYAMKNREAMLDLYASVLRQFRPDVAFAEPILCHHNYVAEETHFGEEVLVTRKGAIRAGKGDLGIIPGSMGTRSYVVRGLGNPQSFESASHGAGRRMSRGEAKRRFSVRDLQEQTKGVECRKDGGVLDEIPAAYKPIEQVMENQKDLVEVVAELRQVLCVKG; this is encoded by the coding sequence ATGCAGCGGATCCAGGGCCGCAAGGCGGACATCCTGGCGTGGACCAACCCGGGCGAGATCGAGGGCGTCGCGCTGGAGCAGCTCAAGAACATCTCCTCGCTGCCGTGGGTGTTCCATCACGTCGCGGCAATGGCGGACGTCCACTACGGCAAAGGCGCGACGGTCGGCAGTGTGATCGCGATGAAGGGCGCGGTGAGTCCGGCGGCCGTGGGCGTGGACATCGGATGCGGGATCGGTGCGGTGAAGAGCAGCCTGACCGCGCGCGACCTGCCGGACGATCTCCGACCCTGGCGAAACGCCCTGGAGCGCGCGATACCCGTCGGGTTCCACGAGCACCGCGACCCCATCGAGCGCCCCCAGGACAAGGCGTTCTGGGACGAATTCCACGAGCTCACCCCGGCGGTGAAGGATCTGATGGGGAAAGCGCGCAAGCAGCTCGGCACGCTCGGCGGCGGGAACCACTTCATCGAGCTCTGCCTGGATACGGACGACCGGGTGTGGATGATGCTCCATTCCGGCAGCCGCAACATCGGCAAGTCGCTGGCGGAGATCCACATCCAGCGCGCCCGGAAGCTCGCGCACAACCAGGATCTGCCTGACCGCGACCTGGCCGTGTTCCTCGCCGGCACGAAGGAGATGCAGGAGTACCGGCGCGACCTCTTCTGGGCGCAGCGCTACGCGATGAAGAATCGCGAGGCGATGCTGGACCTCTACGCGTCCGTGCTGCGGCAGTTCCGCCCGGACGTCGCCTTCGCCGAGCCGATCCTCTGCCACCACAATTACGTGGCCGAGGAAACGCACTTCGGCGAAGAGGTGCTGGTCACGCGCAAGGGGGCGATCCGCGCCGGCAAGGGCGATCTCGGGATCATTCCCGGGAGCATGGGGACTCGCAGCTACGTCGTCCGGGGGCTGGGCAACCCGCAGAGCTTCGAGAGCGCCTCGCACGGTGCCGGGCGCAGGATGAGCCGGGGCGAGGCGAAGCGGCGGTTCTCCGTCAGGGACCTGCAGGAGCAGACCAAAGGCGTCGAGTGCCGGAAGGACGGCGGCGTCCTCGACGAGATTCCCGCCGCGTACAAGCCCATCGAACAGGTGATGGAGAACCAGAAGGACCTGGTCGAGGTCGTCGCCGAGCTGCGCCAGGTCCTCTGCGTCAAAGGGTAA
- a CDS encoding DUF1223 domain-containing protein: MSAMLAAAVLVELFTSEGCSSCPPADAVLARLHRQQPVAGVEVIVLSEHVDYWNSLGWKDPFSDPRFSERQSDYGGRVYTPQAVVDGRIDVLGSDERAIVTAVTAAAREPHGILRLTPAEKKIKKVNFPAGRVRIEVTGLSDHSDADVMVAVVEDGLVSKVEHGENAGRTLAHTAVVRALQRVGTVASGAAQWSAEVPVPSNDSWKEPRVVAFVQDVRTRRVLAAGALKKEGDGGAAERDERAADDQAHGAKDAHAR, from the coding sequence ATGAGCGCGATGCTGGCGGCCGCGGTGCTCGTCGAGCTGTTCACCTCGGAAGGGTGCTCGAGCTGTCCGCCCGCGGACGCGGTGCTTGCGCGGCTTCACCGCCAGCAGCCGGTCGCCGGCGTGGAGGTGATCGTCCTCTCCGAGCATGTCGACTACTGGAACAGCCTGGGATGGAAGGACCCCTTCTCCGACCCGCGCTTCAGCGAACGGCAGAGCGACTACGGCGGCCGGGTCTACACGCCGCAGGCGGTGGTGGACGGCCGCATCGACGTGCTCGGGTCCGACGAGCGAGCGATTGTGACCGCCGTCACGGCCGCCGCCCGCGAGCCGCACGGGATCCTTCGCCTCACCCCGGCGGAGAAAAAAATTAAAAAAGTTAATTTTCCCGCCGGTCGAGTCCGTATCGAGGTCACGGGACTCTCCGACCACTCTGACGCCGACGTCATGGTCGCGGTGGTGGAGGACGGCCTCGTCAGCAAGGTGGAGCACGGGGAGAACGCGGGCCGCACGCTGGCGCACACGGCCGTCGTCCGCGCCTTGCAGCGGGTGGGCACCGTAGCTTCGGGAGCGGCGCAATGGAGCGCCGAAGTACCGGTCCCGTCGAATGATTCCTGGAAAGAGCCGCGGGTGGTCGCCTTCGTCCAGGACGTTCGGACGCGGCGCGTGCTCGCCGCGGGCGCCCTAAAGAAAGAGGGCGACGGCGGTGCCGCCGAGCGCGACGAGCGCGCCGCCGACGATCAGGCTCATGGTGCGAAGGACGCTCATGCCCGCTAA